In a single window of the Sander lucioperca isolate FBNREF2018 chromosome 19, SLUC_FBN_1.2, whole genome shotgun sequence genome:
- the LOC116066162 gene encoding ALK and LTK ligand 2-like, whose amino-acid sequence MSGLRKHVTMRLVLLICTLTGHCSVSAPSAAPAPAAAGRGAQQDLMRMVEIVKHVEESRGRHSAKTEAPLTSRSRSSPVEPKDLHNMKTDRGDQTVAVFPRDLRKKEKFLKHITGPLYFSPKCRKHVYRLYHHTRDCTIPAYFKRCARLLTRLAGSPQCTEG is encoded by the exons ATGAGCGGACTGCGTAAGCACGTCACTATGCGACTGGTGCTACTGATATGCACGCTGACCGGCCACTGCAGCGTGAGTGCGCCGTCGGCGGCTCCGGCGCCTGCTGCAGCCGGCCGGGGCGCGCAGCAGGACTTGATGCGGATGGTAGAGATCGTAAAACACGTGGAGGAGAGCCGTGGTCGCCACAGCGCAAAAACGGAAGCCCCGTTAACATCAAGGTCGAGGAGCTCTCCGGTGGAACCAAAGGATTTACACAACATGAAAACAGACAGAGGGGATCAGACTGTCG CCGTATTCCCCAGAGATCTCAGAAAGAAGGAGAAATTCCTAAAACATATAACAG GTCCACTTTACTTCAGTCCCAAGTGCAGGAAGCATGTGTACAGACTCTACCACCACACCAGAGACTGCACTATACCTGCAT ATTTCAAAAGATGTGCGCGGCTTCTCACCAGACTAGCCGGCAGCCCGCAGTGCACAGAGGGGTAG